In Paenibacillus sonchi, a single genomic region encodes these proteins:
- a CDS encoding NAD(P)/FAD-dependent oxidoreductase, translating to MSKHYVIVGSGVAAVHAAKAIRDQDPDTEISIFGEEAHLPYNRIKLTKGLFTDLHSDKVLIKKEKWYKDNRITVHTSTRVTHINTDRRQVETADGRQIVYHKLLLCMGARNRALPVEGAGLKNVHTLRDLQDADRLKASLESGNRIVVIGGGVQGLETAWALHEAGYEVTVVEAAPRLMIRQLDETSSQMLKETLEQAGVKVILHSGVTSITGEEAVTGVTLDDETTVACDHVVYSIGIVPNTTLVKDTPIDTRSGIIVNSNMQTSAPHVYAAGDIAEMNGQVEGLWGGAMEQGRVAGNNMAASEPAAYRKAVPVTYFNAFGISLFSIGMTDESQCDLSVSVQENGIYTQIFVKDHTIIGAVSWEGAAASLVYKSAVETGCSLEGIDLSRSLSAIMSEVQTRLPN from the coding sequence ATGTCCAAACATTATGTGATTGTAGGCAGCGGAGTGGCAGCCGTTCATGCCGCCAAGGCGATTCGGGATCAGGACCCGGATACCGAAATCTCCATCTTCGGGGAGGAAGCACATCTTCCGTATAACCGGATTAAGCTGACCAAGGGGTTGTTCACCGATTTACACAGCGATAAGGTCTTGATCAAAAAGGAAAAGTGGTACAAGGACAACCGTATCACCGTCCACACTTCTACCCGGGTCACTCATATCAATACGGACCGTCGGCAGGTGGAAACAGCAGATGGCAGACAGATTGTGTATCATAAGCTTCTGCTCTGCATGGGTGCGAGAAACCGTGCGCTCCCTGTAGAAGGTGCAGGGCTGAAGAACGTTCATACCCTCCGGGATTTACAAGATGCCGACCGGCTGAAAGCCAGCCTCGAAAGCGGGAACCGTATCGTTGTCATCGGCGGTGGGGTGCAGGGGCTGGAAACCGCATGGGCCTTACATGAAGCCGGATACGAAGTGACCGTTGTCGAAGCGGCACCACGGTTGATGATCAGACAACTGGATGAAACCTCTTCACAGATGCTTAAAGAAACCCTGGAGCAGGCTGGGGTAAAAGTCATTCTTCATTCCGGCGTAACCTCGATCACGGGAGAAGAGGCCGTCACTGGAGTTACACTTGACGATGAAACTACAGTTGCCTGTGATCATGTGGTTTACTCGATTGGTATCGTACCGAACACAACACTTGTGAAGGATACACCGATTGATACCCGTTCAGGTATTATCGTTAACTCCAATATGCAGACCAGCGCTCCCCATGTATATGCTGCCGGGGATATCGCCGAAATGAACGGACAGGTTGAAGGCTTGTGGGGAGGAGCTATGGAGCAAGGGCGGGTCGCCGGCAACAATATGGCAGCGAGTGAGCCTGCGGCTTACCGTAAAGCGGTTCCGGTTACCTACTTTAATGCGTTTGGAATATCGCTTTTTTCCATTGGAATGACCGATGAATCACAGTGCGACCTGAGTGTGTCTGTGCAAGAGAACGGCATTTACACACAGATATTTGTGAAAGATCACACAATAATTGGTGCTGTTTCTTGGGAAGGCGCCGCTGCTTCACTGGTATATAAATCTGCCGTTGAGACGGGCTGCAGTCTGGAAGGCATTGATCTTTCCCGCAGCCTCTCAGCGATCATGTCGGAAGTTCAAACGAGATTGCCCAACTAA
- a CDS encoding hemerythrin domain-containing protein: MTGPSLRQLHAHHAIHQGGLSGAVAKTEEVEKLLEIHELEVARQAADHLVEYWETRILSHAEAEEEGFYPEMAANHPSLQDAVTKLTRDHELLRTIVADIKSMLNEDGLTPEVIQQFHALLVVNAIHSRDEERLLLEEPSV; encoded by the coding sequence ATGACAGGACCCTCATTACGCCAGCTGCACGCCCATCATGCGATTCATCAAGGCGGGCTGTCCGGAGCAGTTGCCAAGACGGAAGAAGTTGAGAAGCTGCTGGAGATTCACGAATTAGAGGTCGCGCGCCAAGCGGCTGATCACCTCGTCGAGTATTGGGAAACCAGGATACTCAGCCACGCGGAAGCAGAGGAAGAAGGATTCTACCCGGAGATGGCAGCTAATCACCCAAGTCTGCAGGATGCTGTAACGAAGCTAACCCGTGATCATGAGCTGCTTCGCACAATCGTTGCGGATATCAAAAGTATGCTTAATGAAGACGGCCTTACACCGGAGGTTATTCAGCAGTTTCATGCCCTTTTAGTGGTGAACGCTATTCATAGCCGGGATGAGGAAAGGCTGCTGCTGGAGGAGCCGTCAGTATAA
- the hmpA gene encoding NO-inducible flavohemoprotein, with product MLSKQTRDIVKSTAPVLAEHGTAITSVFYRNLFAAHPELLNVFNHANQAQGRQQAALANAVYAAAVHIDNLENILPAVVQIAHKHVSLGIKPEQYPIVGEFLLKAIKEVLGDAATDDILQAWEEAYGVIADAFIGVEANMYKEAREQENGWNFFKPFTVVRKVQESESITSFYLKPADGSGVPAFKPGQYISVRVLIPGEQYTMIRQYSLSQASKPDEFRISVKREADNDPNGVVSVYLHTQVNEGDTVEVSPPAGEFLLDTAKTTPVAFISGGVGITPMMSMLETVAVSTPDRPTVFLHAARNESFAAFGEDIQKHALNMTNIQYKTYFSDGPDGQITREALEAYVDPTGDAYVCGPVPFMEAMIRSLLAMGMKEEQIHYEFFGPALQLEHA from the coding sequence ATCTTATCCAAACAAACACGCGATATTGTCAAATCCACAGCCCCTGTATTAGCGGAACACGGCACAGCCATTACATCGGTGTTCTACCGGAACCTGTTTGCGGCCCATCCAGAACTTCTGAATGTATTTAATCATGCCAATCAGGCCCAAGGCCGGCAGCAGGCAGCACTCGCGAATGCGGTGTATGCCGCAGCAGTTCACATTGACAACCTGGAAAATATTTTGCCGGCGGTTGTTCAGATCGCCCACAAGCATGTCAGCCTTGGCATTAAGCCGGAGCAGTATCCGATTGTCGGCGAGTTTTTGCTGAAAGCCATCAAGGAAGTGCTCGGCGACGCAGCAACGGACGACATCCTGCAGGCCTGGGAAGAAGCCTATGGCGTGATTGCCGATGCCTTCATCGGTGTTGAAGCGAATATGTACAAGGAAGCCCGGGAGCAGGAAAACGGCTGGAACTTCTTCAAACCGTTTACGGTTGTCCGCAAGGTACAGGAAAGCGAAAGTATTACATCCTTTTATCTGAAACCGGCAGACGGTTCCGGCGTGCCGGCGTTCAAGCCGGGCCAGTATATCTCTGTGCGTGTTCTGATTCCGGGTGAACAATACACCATGATCCGCCAGTACAGCCTGTCCCAGGCGTCAAAGCCGGATGAGTTCCGCATCTCCGTGAAGCGGGAAGCCGACAATGATCCAAATGGTGTAGTCTCTGTCTACCTTCACACACAGGTGAACGAAGGGGATACGGTGGAAGTAAGCCCGCCTGCCGGTGAATTCCTGCTGGATACTGCCAAAACCACACCGGTCGCGTTTATCTCGGGCGGTGTAGGAATCACGCCGATGATGAGCATGCTCGAAACGGTGGCCGTGTCCACACCGGACCGTCCTACGGTTTTCCTGCACGCTGCGCGCAATGAATCGTTTGCCGCTTTTGGTGAGGATATCCAAAAACATGCTTTGAACATGACCAACATTCAATATAAAACCTATTTCTCGGACGGCCCCGATGGTCAAATCACCCGTGAAGCACTAGAGGCGTATGTTGATCCTACAGGTGATGCCTATGTGTGCGGACCGGTTCCCTTCATGGAAGCTATGATCCGCAGCCTGCTGGCAATGGGGATGAAAGAAGAACAAATTCATTATGAGTTTTTTGGTCCGGCCCTGCAATTAGAACATGCATAA
- a CDS encoding endo-beta-N-acetylglucosaminidase, which yields MNIPTGTKSLPKLTSALLAAALLVSGLPLTAYAGDTWPFKGDSAPGANQPNVHGYTSSHIANWSPQTDPDAELLRSRVPLQERIAPFAATQANPALSPQTRMMNVSGDYGNAFIENAPYTNKFAQYHFNFWQYIDYYSYWHGTATAYTPPEYYDELAQKDWQQKWFEFGMLNIPNPTYTDAAHKNGVMSLAGIFFSNNDRGQQTYKQMIVRDEQGKFPVAEKLIAMAQYFGFDGYFINQEEMSPNVAVADIPDYIAFMKALQKGGLYVQWYDSLNTQTGANTFARTLNDSNISMLVDKSTKEPVSNSFFFDYGAGNTQITGANNYLANLNSSLGTSYSLYDVGYAGLEAGRDRFKPVNGSALAAKVDAAGLPRLSLATLGADFVHAGLDEDMGLSYPVSHRSENDYQWMTHLREQLWWSGPNVNPKNTAKPAANTVSDVYADNRYWPGISSVIAERSVIQDNNFYTNFNTGHGLSYYVNGTVSNNEEWSNMSLQDIPVTWQWWQETTGNRLTVDFDYGPEYNLSGTERYKYKQIGGFNGGSSLVVNGNLNAENFLRLYKTELSLKAGSKLSISYNKPSAANSSSMSVGLILADDPNTVVKVPVPDSGRKTSGWVTKELDLSAYAGRTIAAFGLVFNPGQGVVNNYQMNIGQLRITDGTAVKPAAPADLTIANAFTDTSEMVVHWKLDPDYNKVKQYNVYVNDVYMGGKYDEVFYLKRLPAKSGRLKVVAVGADGQEGDAATLNFNLNAAVSNLKVNSQADGRFDVSWSNTGSTAGGITVRVQSVNWTTTAEPVQQQKVVPAGSTSAEFTGMPVNGDDYIVTVTAGTVDPVSVSGRFMDTIAEPYAEAWSWNQDILNLPMPNTRDWRYLYVYEDGVAKSFATTYSSGNKPMIVRGRTTKASLSFRSTANVVYVVMEDYAGNRSEPVYLKGSH from the coding sequence ATGAATATTCCCACCGGTACCAAATCACTTCCTAAGCTGACATCTGCATTGTTGGCTGCTGCTTTGCTAGTTTCAGGTCTTCCCTTGACGGCGTATGCCGGCGACACATGGCCTTTTAAAGGAGACAGTGCTCCTGGTGCCAACCAGCCCAATGTTCATGGTTATACCAGCAGCCATATTGCCAACTGGAGTCCCCAGACTGATCCGGATGCCGAACTGCTTAGATCACGCGTACCGCTGCAGGAGCGAATCGCCCCTTTTGCTGCGACTCAGGCGAATCCGGCGCTCAGTCCGCAGACGCGGATGATGAATGTGTCAGGCGACTACGGCAACGCATTTATTGAGAATGCGCCGTATACGAACAAGTTTGCGCAGTACCATTTTAACTTCTGGCAGTATATCGATTATTACTCCTACTGGCATGGCACGGCAACCGCGTATACCCCGCCGGAATATTATGATGAGCTGGCCCAGAAGGACTGGCAGCAAAAATGGTTCGAATTCGGGATGCTGAATATCCCCAACCCGACTTATACTGATGCGGCGCATAAAAATGGCGTGATGTCCTTAGCCGGCATTTTCTTTTCCAACAACGACCGCGGCCAGCAGACCTACAAGCAAATGATTGTCCGGGATGAGCAGGGAAAGTTCCCGGTAGCTGAAAAGCTGATTGCAATGGCACAGTATTTTGGTTTTGACGGTTATTTTATCAACCAGGAAGAAATGAGCCCGAATGTGGCAGTAGCCGATATCCCGGATTACATCGCATTTATGAAAGCGCTGCAAAAAGGCGGGCTGTATGTCCAATGGTACGATTCGCTGAATACCCAGACCGGCGCGAACACGTTCGCGCGGACGTTGAATGATTCCAACATCTCCATGCTGGTCGATAAAAGCACAAAGGAGCCGGTGTCCAACTCCTTTTTCTTTGATTATGGAGCTGGCAACACCCAGATTACGGGTGCCAACAATTATTTGGCCAATCTGAATAGCAGCCTGGGCACCAGCTACAGCTTGTATGATGTGGGGTATGCAGGCCTGGAAGCAGGACGGGACCGGTTCAAGCCGGTTAATGGTTCAGCACTTGCGGCCAAGGTGGATGCGGCCGGTCTGCCGAGACTTAGTCTGGCAACGCTTGGTGCCGATTTTGTACACGCTGGTCTGGATGAGGATATGGGTCTGTCCTATCCCGTCTCCCACAGGTCGGAGAATGATTACCAGTGGATGACGCATTTGCGTGAGCAGCTGTGGTGGTCGGGACCCAACGTGAATCCAAAGAATACTGCGAAGCCAGCCGCCAACACCGTCTCGGATGTCTATGCCGACAACCGCTATTGGCCGGGGATTTCTTCTGTGATTGCAGAACGTTCGGTCATTCAGGACAATAACTTTTATACTAATTTCAATACCGGGCACGGGTTGTCGTATTATGTGAACGGTACGGTCTCCAACAATGAGGAATGGTCCAATATGAGTTTGCAGGACATTCCCGTTACCTGGCAATGGTGGCAGGAGACAACAGGCAACAGGCTTACTGTGGATTTCGACTATGGACCCGAATACAATCTCTCGGGCACAGAGCGCTATAAGTATAAGCAGATCGGTGGGTTTAACGGCGGCAGCTCGCTGGTGGTGAACGGAAATCTGAATGCAGAGAACTTCCTGCGTTTATACAAAACAGAGCTTAGCCTGAAGGCAGGCTCCAAGCTGTCCATTAGCTACAATAAGCCGTCGGCTGCGAATTCATCGTCGATGTCGGTAGGCCTCATTCTGGCAGATGATCCGAATACTGTGGTCAAAGTGCCGGTTCCGGACAGCGGCCGCAAAACCAGCGGCTGGGTGACGAAGGAGCTGGATCTGAGTGCTTATGCAGGCCGGACGATCGCTGCGTTTGGACTCGTTTTTAATCCCGGCCAAGGGGTTGTGAACAATTATCAGATGAACATCGGACAGCTCCGGATAACCGACGGTACTGCCGTGAAACCTGCGGCTCCGGCTGACCTTACGATTGCCAATGCGTTTACAGATACGAGTGAAATGGTCGTTCATTGGAAGCTGGACCCTGATTACAATAAAGTTAAGCAATATAACGTCTATGTAAATGATGTATATATGGGCGGAAAATATGATGAGGTGTTCTACCTCAAGCGGCTTCCGGCTAAATCCGGGAGGCTCAAAGTTGTGGCTGTCGGTGCAGATGGGCAGGAAGGCGATGCCGCAACCCTGAATTTTAACCTGAATGCGGCTGTCTCTAATCTGAAAGTGAATTCCCAAGCAGACGGAAGGTTTGACGTTAGCTGGTCAAATACCGGCAGTACGGCAGGGGGCATTACCGTCCGCGTGCAGTCCGTGAACTGGACTACTACGGCGGAGCCGGTGCAGCAGCAAAAGGTTGTTCCTGCAGGTTCGACCTCGGCAGAATTCACCGGGATGCCGGTGAACGGCGATGATTACATTGTTACCGTTACGGCAGGCACTGTAGATCCGGTTTCGGTGAGCGGGCGTTTTATGGACACCATCGCCGAACCCTATGCCGAAGCCTGGTCCTGGAATCAGGACATCCTGAATTTGCCGATGCCGAACACCAGAGACTGGCGGTATCTGTATGTGTATGAGGATGGGGTGGCGAAATCTTTTGCAACCACCTACAGCTCCGGCAATAAGCCGATGATTGTCCGGGGACGGACCACCAAAGCTTCTCTCAGCTTCCGCTCGACAGCTAATGTTGTGTATGTCGTGATGGAGGACTATGCCGGCAACCGCTCTGAGCCGGTGTATCTGAAGGGCAGCCATTAA
- a CDS encoding MmcQ/YjbR family DNA-binding protein — protein MKQNIIEYCLKKKGAVPTHPFGPESLVIKVEGKMFALIFENIASQPVINLKCDPVIAANLREQYDNVRPGYHMNKKHWNSITLDGSVPEQDIFLMIGHSYDLVVKKLPKSLRESIAESS, from the coding sequence ATGAAACAAAACATAATAGAATATTGCCTGAAAAAGAAGGGGGCGGTCCCAACGCATCCTTTTGGGCCGGAATCGCTGGTGATCAAGGTTGAAGGGAAAATGTTCGCACTTATTTTTGAAAATATAGCCAGCCAACCGGTTATTAATCTAAAATGCGATCCTGTAATCGCGGCAAATTTGCGGGAGCAATATGATAATGTGCGGCCAGGGTACCATATGAACAAAAAACACTGGAATTCTATCACACTGGATGGTTCCGTGCCGGAGCAGGATATTTTTTTGATGATCGGCCATTCGTATGATTTGGTAGTCAAAAAGCTTCCTAAAAGCCTCCGTGAATCCATTGCGGAGAGCAGTTAA
- a CDS encoding RrF2 family transcriptional regulator, whose translation MRLTMYTDFSLRVLMYLGTKERSELSTIQDISNAYHISKNHLMKVSHELGQAGYIETVRGRGGGIRLARAPGLINIGEVVRRMEDDFHLVECFDPSGNNCPISPACGLKGVLGRALAAYLQVLSEYTLQDLLLNKHDLQAIFQRESSNDNDYTDGSSSSSLSSSRL comes from the coding sequence ATGAGACTAACCATGTACACAGATTTCTCTTTGCGGGTCCTCATGTATCTCGGGACGAAAGAGCGGAGTGAGCTCTCAACCATACAAGACATTTCAAATGCCTATCATATCTCCAAAAATCATTTGATGAAGGTATCCCATGAACTTGGGCAAGCAGGGTATATTGAAACGGTAAGAGGCAGAGGAGGGGGAATCCGGCTGGCCAGGGCGCCTGGGCTGATTAACATTGGAGAAGTTGTGCGCCGGATGGAAGATGATTTTCATCTGGTAGAATGCTTTGACCCTTCCGGCAACAACTGTCCGATCTCTCCGGCGTGCGGATTAAAGGGAGTGCTTGGCAGAGCATTGGCTGCTTACTTGCAGGTGCTCAGTGAATATACATTACAGGATTTATTGCTGAATAAGCATGATCTGCAGGCTATTTTTCAAAGAGAATCAAGTAACGATAACGATTATACTGACGGCTCCTCCAGCAGCAGCCTTTCCTCATCCCGGCTATGA
- the rd gene encoding rubredoxin, which produces MKKYVCEPCGYIYDPAIGDPDEDVAPGTAFEDLPEDWVCPVCGEDTSHFSPIS; this is translated from the coding sequence ATGAAGAAATATGTATGTGAACCCTGCGGTTATATTTATGATCCAGCAATTGGCGACCCCGATGAGGATGTGGCACCGGGCACTGCTTTTGAAGATTTGCCGGAGGATTGGGTCTGCCCGGTCTGCGGAGAAGACACCAGCCATTTTTCACCCATTTCTTAA
- a CDS encoding Crp/Fnr family transcriptional regulator, with protein sequence MPEHSCQNAAEPCTRKVPIFASLSGADLSRISAMIIHRKYAKGQALILEEQPTDTLFIIQQGQVKLSKMTPQGKEQILHILTAGDFFGELSIFNSDELSNFSAYALKDTSICMLTRADMERIMLDNPDIAFKLLKTVTKRLAHTENLAQSLATKDPEIRIAYMILELSDIYGKMRGGRIHIDLPLSREELANYAGVTRETISRKFAIFEDLGLIELIGNKRMVIRNRPSLEKYMD encoded by the coding sequence ATGCCGGAACATTCCTGTCAAAATGCCGCAGAGCCCTGTACCCGCAAGGTGCCGATCTTTGCTTCGCTGTCTGGTGCCGACCTCTCCCGGATCAGCGCCATGATTATCCACCGGAAATATGCCAAGGGACAGGCGCTGATTCTGGAAGAGCAGCCGACCGATACCTTGTTCATTATCCAGCAGGGGCAAGTTAAATTGTCCAAAATGACGCCGCAGGGGAAGGAGCAGATCCTGCACATTTTAACCGCAGGCGATTTTTTTGGTGAGCTTAGCATCTTTAACAGCGATGAACTCAGCAACTTCAGCGCTTATGCATTGAAAGACACCAGCATCTGTATGCTGACCAGAGCGGATATGGAGCGGATCATGCTGGACAATCCGGACATCGCCTTCAAGCTGCTAAAGACGGTTACCAAAAGACTGGCCCATACTGAAAATCTGGCGCAAAGTCTGGCAACCAAGGACCCGGAAATCCGCATCGCCTACATGATTCTGGAGCTTAGCGATATCTATGGTAAAATGCGCGGCGGCCGTATTCATATCGATCTCCCGCTGTCCCGTGAAGAGCTGGCAAATTATGCAGGGGTCACCCGGGAAACGATCAGCCGGAAATTTGCTATCTTTGAAGACTTGGGGCTGATTGAACTGATCGGCAACAAACGGATGGTTATACGGAACCGGCCCTCCTTGGAGAAATACATGGATTGA
- a CDS encoding helix-turn-helix transcriptional regulator — MNKTERQLAITLELQRSKVHRAEDLAAQFETSVRTIYRDIQALSEAGVPIIGAPGQGYSLMEGYFLPPVGFTAEEAVALLMGTDFIEQRLDAEYGSVSKSARRKIEAVLPEPVRAESARVRDTMRLLHAGEPVTGRKEKDYLGQIRRAILERHRLSFTYLKKMPEADGSRKSSREVDPYGLALVQGNWTLVARCGLRQDIRHFRLSRMTELAVLEERFSIPAGFNLSRYRPPDDRNLRVVVRVNLNIADKMIETVNYYLETTEEREDGLLVTFRIRQLEELLPYILSWGGDAEVLEPVSLRRRVREEAERMFKRY; from the coding sequence ATGAACAAAACCGAACGGCAGCTTGCCATTACGCTTGAGCTTCAGCGCAGCAAGGTGCACAGAGCGGAAGATTTGGCCGCTCAATTCGAGACTAGCGTGCGGACGATCTACCGCGATATCCAGGCCCTGAGCGAAGCGGGAGTTCCGATTATTGGAGCTCCCGGGCAGGGATATTCGTTGATGGAAGGGTATTTCCTGCCGCCGGTAGGCTTCACGGCCGAAGAAGCAGTAGCCCTGCTGATGGGTACGGATTTCATTGAACAAAGGCTGGATGCGGAGTATGGCAGCGTGTCAAAGTCTGCCAGGCGCAAAATTGAAGCGGTTCTGCCGGAGCCGGTGCGTGCCGAGTCGGCACGCGTACGGGATACGATGCGGCTTCTTCATGCTGGAGAACCTGTAACCGGCCGGAAGGAAAAGGACTATCTCGGTCAAATCCGGCGCGCGATCCTGGAACGGCACAGGTTAAGCTTCACCTATCTGAAAAAAATGCCGGAAGCGGACGGCAGCCGCAAGAGCAGCCGTGAGGTTGACCCCTATGGCCTGGCGCTCGTCCAGGGGAACTGGACGCTGGTCGCCCGCTGCGGTCTCCGGCAGGATATCCGCCATTTCCGGTTGTCGCGGATGACAGAGCTTGCGGTGCTGGAAGAGCGCTTCTCCATTCCGGCCGGATTTAACCTGAGCCGTTACCGCCCGCCCGACGACCGTAACTTACGCGTAGTGGTTCGGGTGAACCTGAATATTGCCGACAAAATGATCGAGACCGTTAATTATTATCTGGAGACTACCGAAGAGCGGGAGGATGGTCTTTTGGTTACTTTTCGCATAAGGCAGCTGGAGGAGCTGCTGCCTTATATCCTCTCATGGGGCGGAGATGCCGAAGTGCTGGAACCGGTGTCTCTCCGCCGCCGGGTCCGGGAAGAGGCGGAAAGGATGTTCAAACGGTACTGA
- a CDS encoding FprA family A-type flavoprotein: MNTEYKIAQDTYWVGKIDNREVPFHRLILAKGTTYNSYLLKTGKPTVIDTVDMEFGREYAERLSQFIDPMDIEYIVINHTEPDHSGGLAALASRAVNATIVCTAIAVPELQEMYKLHSRNFLVVNDGDTLDIGGKTLLFRETPYLHTAETMITYCVEDKILFPCDIFSTHVAVEKLFSDEAGFDITDDFKGYYSAIIHPHRRYVRTLIEAVQDLDIKMIAPSHGFLIRENIRKYIDLYDVLSRETTEGKKAAIVYTTLKNNTKKMANILQECLKENHIETEVWDADKSSTAEILSSIASADAVFVGSSTRYADMIGNLEPILKEMKNMNLEGKLAAAFGSYGWSGEAIEVIQDYLNTTNMTVQSTSEVIKSTGMIHVEFPIRVRFSPKDAEKVQKIKNAAEFVSDLLLSAY, translated from the coding sequence ATGAACACAGAATATAAGATTGCACAAGATACGTATTGGGTCGGTAAAATTGACAACCGTGAAGTCCCGTTTCATCGTCTGATTCTGGCGAAAGGAACGACCTATAATTCCTACCTGCTGAAAACCGGCAAACCGACTGTGATTGACACCGTGGATATGGAATTTGGACGTGAGTATGCGGAGCGGCTCAGCCAATTTATAGATCCCATGGATATTGAATATATCGTCATCAACCATACAGAGCCTGACCATTCCGGGGGATTGGCTGCGCTGGCTTCACGGGCTGTGAATGCTACTATTGTCTGCACCGCGATTGCAGTGCCGGAACTCCAGGAAATGTACAAACTCCACAGCCGGAACTTTCTCGTTGTGAACGATGGGGATACGCTGGATATCGGCGGCAAAACGCTGCTGTTCAGAGAGACACCGTATCTTCATACCGCTGAAACGATGATCACCTATTGTGTGGAAGATAAAATCCTCTTCCCTTGTGATATCTTCAGCACCCATGTTGCGGTAGAGAAGCTGTTCAGCGATGAGGCCGGCTTCGATATTACGGATGACTTCAAAGGCTATTACAGTGCGATCATTCACCCTCACCGCAGATATGTCAGAACGCTGATCGAGGCCGTCCAAGACCTGGACATCAAGATGATCGCACCTTCCCACGGGTTCTTAATCCGGGAAAATATCCGCAAATATATTGATCTCTACGATGTCCTCAGCCGTGAAACGACTGAAGGCAAAAAAGCGGCGATTGTCTATACCACGCTCAAGAACAATACCAAAAAAATGGCGAACATCCTGCAGGAATGCCTTAAGGAAAATCATATCGAGACCGAGGTGTGGGATGCTGACAAGAGCAGCACAGCGGAAATTCTGAGCAGCATCGCTTCAGCCGATGCCGTTTTTGTCGGAAGCTCCACCAGATATGCGGATATGATCGGCAACCTGGAGCCTATTCTGAAAGAAATGAAAAATATGAATCTGGAAGGCAAACTCGCAGCTGCTTTTGGTTCCTACGGATGGAGCGGGGAAGCCATAGAGGTTATTCAGGATTATCTGAACACTACCAACATGACGGTACAGAGTACATCCGAAGTCATCAAGTCAACAGGAATGATTCATGTGGAATTTCCGATCCGGGTGCGTTTCTCACCAAAGGATGCCGAGAAAGTACAAAAAATTAAAAATGCTGCGGAATTTGTTTCGGATCTGCTGCTCAGCGCTTATTAA